One genomic region from Saprospiraceae bacterium encodes:
- a CDS encoding PP2C family protein-serine/threonine phosphatase → MTEGGSVQAVQQLRNLEHQLSLKQMQIQRLLNITQAINNNMVAEDLYAMYREFLRFEMDMSKVLLLIKEGQDWQVAVQFNLESEYDIPKLCPLLNKFHSLYTVKDIDDPQLHEFDIVIPVYHKEQAIAYALVTVSNKEDLYHRIQFIQTITNIIAVAIENKRLFRNQVEQERMNKEIELAKEVQNLLIPQSLPKGKNFEVSSIYKPHFNVGGDYYDCLTIDKGRYLICLADISGKGVSAALLMSNLQANLRQLTKQYSTLEHLVTQLNEAVFSITKGDRFLTFFIAEIDPARGEIHYINCGHISPLLYSHKEIKLLSTGSTVVGAFEKLPFIEHGYEHVNEPSLLLIFTDGLTDLVNPAHEYFEIEQIEAFVQEYHHEGATEFNRQLMEQLEKFKGNQTFPDDITVLTCKIDPNAVS, encoded by the coding sequence ATGACAGAAGGAGGCTCCGTGCAAGCCGTACAACAGCTACGCAATCTTGAGCATCAGCTTTCACTCAAGCAGATGCAGATCCAGCGTCTGCTCAATATCACACAGGCTATCAATAATAATATGGTAGCCGAGGACCTCTATGCCATGTATCGCGAATTTTTGAGGTTTGAGATGGACATGTCCAAAGTACTCCTGCTGATCAAAGAAGGTCAGGACTGGCAGGTGGCTGTACAATTCAACTTAGAATCAGAATACGATATCCCAAAATTGTGTCCACTGTTAAATAAATTTCATTCTTTATATACTGTCAAAGACATAGATGACCCACAGCTTCATGAGTTTGACATCGTCATCCCGGTCTATCACAAAGAGCAAGCGATAGCGTATGCGCTGGTGACGGTATCCAATAAAGAGGACCTCTATCATAGGATTCAGTTTATCCAGACCATCACGAATATCATCGCTGTCGCTATTGAAAACAAACGATTGTTTCGTAACCAGGTGGAGCAGGAGCGAATGAATAAAGAGATAGAACTGGCCAAAGAAGTCCAAAATCTGCTCATCCCCCAATCTCTCCCCAAAGGCAAAAACTTTGAAGTGTCCAGCATCTACAAACCTCATTTTAATGTAGGTGGTGATTATTACGACTGCCTGACTATCGATAAAGGGCGGTACCTGATCTGCCTGGCAGATATCTCCGGCAAAGGAGTGTCTGCGGCACTGCTTATGTCTAATCTACAAGCCAATCTAAGGCAACTCACCAAACAATACTCTACACTAGAACATCTGGTCACTCAGTTGAACGAAGCTGTATTTTCAATAACCAAAGGAGATCGGTTTCTGACCTTTTTCATTGCAGAGATAGATCCTGCCAGAGGTGAAATACACTATATCAATTGTGGTCACATCTCCCCACTGCTATATAGTCACAAAGAAATCAAGCTGCTGTCTACCGGGAGCACTGTAGTCGGAGCCTTTGAAAAGCTTCCTTTTATTGAGCATGGCTACGAGCATGTAAATGAACCCTCTTTGTTATTGATATTTACGGACGGATTGACGGATCTGGTGAATCCTGCGCACGAATATTTTGAGATAGAGCAAATCGAAGCTTTTGTCCAAGAATATCATCATGAAGGAGCCACAGAGTTTAATCGCCAATTGATGGAACAGTTAGAAAAATTCAAAGGAAATCAGACTTTTCCCGACGATATCACCGTCCTTACCTGCAAAATTGATCCGAATGCTGTATCTTGA
- a CDS encoding ABC transporter ATP-binding protein — translation MLTTENVSYKYQGRDSIKFPDLTLESTAHCLILGKSGVGKTTFLHILAGLLKPTQGSIVIDQNDIYKFTAAGLDFYRGQHIGLVFQQPYFIQAISLSENLAWAQQFSGKHPNHERINELLERLQIIQHKNRLPSRLSIGEQQRASIARALVNKPSIILADEPTSALDDDNAAEVVNLLREQAEQDGASLVIVTHDARIKQHFHHQILLGV, via the coding sequence GTGCTTACTACCGAAAATGTATCTTATAAATACCAGGGCAGAGACTCAATCAAGTTTCCAGATCTCACCCTGGAGAGCACTGCACATTGTTTGATTCTGGGCAAGTCCGGGGTGGGAAAGACTACTTTTCTACATATACTCGCCGGCTTGCTAAAACCAACTCAAGGATCCATAGTTATTGATCAAAATGATATTTATAAGTTTACAGCTGCCGGGCTTGATTTTTACAGGGGGCAGCATATTGGTCTGGTGTTTCAACAACCTTATTTTATCCAGGCCATCAGTCTCAGCGAAAACCTGGCCTGGGCTCAGCAATTTTCGGGCAAACATCCCAATCATGAACGAATCAATGAATTGTTGGAAAGATTACAGATCATCCAACACAAAAATAGATTGCCATCCAGGTTGAGTATCGGCGAACAGCAACGGGCCTCGATCGCCAGGGCTTTGGTCAATAAACCATCGATTATCCTGGCTGACGAACCAACTTCTGCATTGGATGATGACAATGCTGCTGAGGTGGTCAATTTACTGAGAGAACAAGCTGAACAAGATGGAGCTTCACTCGTCATCGTCACCCATGATGCCAGGATAAAACAACATTTTCATCACCAAATATTGTTGGGCGTATGA
- a CDS encoding NINE protein, translating to MKNRIVAGLLAIFGGAVGAHKFYLRKPGTGIFYFFMFMVFLNARFPVMFMIGLLEGLGLLMMSDNEFNRRYNGGTAPQEGQFPWQRQQQQGRQFPWQQPNPARTQSAPQNRTWKNVEVPDYSNSRRNIFKESALRKYKEFDLDGAIEDFQKSLQQEPRDIATHFNIACAYSLTEQGEKAYTHLSKAVEAGFTDFEKINSHDDLAYVRIQPQWDAFKDSGYRRFEPFKKDPFETPKPEPQNDLLLDQLNKLNELRQKGLISDAEYALEKRRLNE from the coding sequence ATGAAAAACAGAATTGTAGCTGGCCTTTTGGCTATATTTGGTGGCGCTGTTGGGGCTCATAAATTTTACCTGAGGAAGCCCGGGACTGGGATCTTTTACTTTTTTATGTTTATGGTTTTTCTCAATGCCAGGTTTCCTGTAATGTTTATGATCGGTTTGTTAGAAGGTCTGGGTTTGCTGATGATGTCTGACAATGAATTCAACAGGAGATATAATGGCGGTACTGCCCCTCAGGAAGGCCAATTTCCGTGGCAAAGACAGCAACAACAAGGAAGACAATTTCCGTGGCAACAACCTAATCCGGCGAGAACCCAATCCGCCCCACAGAATAGAACCTGGAAAAATGTAGAAGTGCCTGATTATAGCAACAGCCGTAGGAATATATTCAAAGAAAGCGCTTTGCGTAAGTACAAAGAATTTGATCTGGACGGTGCTATAGAAGATTTTCAAAAATCTTTGCAACAGGAGCCTCGTGATATTGCCACTCATTTTAATATAGCCTGTGCCTATTCTTTGACAGAGCAGGGAGAAAAAGCATATACCCATCTTTCCAAGGCAGTAGAAGCAGGGTTTACCGATTTTGAAAAAATCAATTCACACGACGACCTGGCTTATGTAAGAATACAACCTCAATGGGATGCATTCAAAGACAGTGGTTATCGTCGATTTGAGCCTTTTAAAAAAGATCCTTTTGAAACTCCAAAACCAGAACCGCAAAATGATTTACTTCTGGACCAACTAAATAAACTCAACGAACTAAGGCAAAAAGGCCTGATCTCTGATGCAGAATATGCTTTGGAGAAGAGAAGGCTAAATGAATAA
- a CDS encoding CBS domain-containing protein, translating into MIAYELISEIIEPLTPDMDGEKALQMMQKYGVHHLPVVGDEEYFGLLSEEEILKNNIETQLEAYLGVLYGIYANRNEHLFDVMKKITESDLTAIAVLDDQKKYLGTIVRSELFEYYHKSFAWSEPGSIIVLELSEAQYSLSEISHIIEAEQAMILSSIISRPTETTILLTIKVNKLDVSRIVAALRRYDYEVSASFSEDEVGDNFKERYDAFMRYLDV; encoded by the coding sequence ATGATAGCATACGAATTAATTTCTGAAATCATCGAGCCTCTCACTCCGGACATGGATGGGGAGAAGGCCTTGCAAATGATGCAAAAATATGGGGTTCATCATCTTCCAGTGGTGGGGGATGAGGAATATTTTGGTTTGCTCAGCGAAGAAGAGATTTTAAAAAACAATATTGAGACCCAATTGGAAGCTTACCTCGGTGTGCTTTATGGTATCTACGCCAATAGAAATGAGCATCTGTTTGATGTAATGAAAAAAATCACGGAATCAGATTTGACTGCCATCGCAGTCCTGGACGATCAGAAAAAATACCTGGGTACTATCGTTCGTTCTGAATTATTCGAATATTATCATAAAAGTTTTGCCTGGTCGGAGCCGGGCAGCATTATTGTCCTCGAACTCAGCGAGGCGCAGTATAGCCTATCTGAGATATCCCATATTATAGAGGCAGAACAAGCTATGATCCTCAGCAGTATCATCAGCAGACCCACTGAAACTACGATTCTGCTCACCATCAAAGTAAACAAGCTGGATGTCTCCCGCATCGTAGCAGCACTAAGGAGATATGACTATGAAGTATCAGCATCTTTTTCAGAAGACGAAGTGGGAGATAATTTTAAAGAAAGATATGATGCCTTTATGCGTTATCTAGATGTCTGA
- a CDS encoding TonB-dependent receptor, translating to MKNFYKFPIAIFLMALCSLPTFGQNIITGKVIDSKQVPYEFATVLLLNQKDSSLAKGAITDPDGKFEFENSKPANYLLKVSYVGKSDFYTSAFEYSGGSLETGAHAFFDNATELKTVTVTAVRPVIEISAEKMILNVADNVSSAGSDGLEILRKAPGVVIDNNENITLKGKNGVQVYIDGKPARLGGRDLASLLKSYNANNIEAIEVILNPSAKYEAEGNAGIINIRLKRNLSLGTNGTASFNFRMGVTPKGNASLNLNNRTEKFNFYTNITGGMGINHENVNFYREQGGLFFDQSSKIKDDSVLYPRINYRVGVDYLLNKNHTLGIQFNGNAYDGVQSSNGRTLIGTLNNNGKIDSVLNSNSRSLEKRNNNNFNANYAYKDSLGRTFNLDADYGMIGSKNDTYNPNLYMSPNESSLYSSTIFGSLTNTDITIKTLKGDYEQNLAKGRLGLGFKLSEVTTENGFDFFDFPNNVKTPNTEKSSDFTYNEMVYAAYGNYNKQFGKKVALQAGLRMEATQSHGQLFSTNPKDEDDVKRSYANLFPSFAITYSANKSNTFGVTYSRRIDRPRYQNLNPFEQRLDELAFRKGNPFLNPQYSNNFGLNHTFKGMVTSTLSYSRTNDFFGQIIDSTQRKRTFITEKNIAKVDNYSFGIASPIPLAKWYNGYVSFNIFRQVYTSDFGTGKNLNIGTNGFNVYSEHSVTLKNDLKLQLSGWYNQGGVWGGTFVNKGMANVDFGIQKSFWQRKADIKISFTDIFKTAAWDAVSDFGGIYFAGSGYNESQTVRANFTYRFGNTKVKGARQRKTGLEDEQRRAGN from the coding sequence ATGAAAAATTTTTACAAATTCCCCATTGCCATATTTTTAATGGCATTATGCTCTTTACCAACTTTCGGGCAAAACATTATTACTGGAAAAGTAATAGATTCAAAACAAGTACCATATGAATTCGCTACTGTCCTGTTATTAAATCAAAAAGACAGCTCTTTAGCCAAAGGAGCAATCACAGATCCTGATGGAAAGTTTGAATTTGAAAATTCGAAGCCAGCCAATTATCTTTTAAAAGTGTCTTATGTCGGTAAATCTGATTTTTATACTTCCGCATTTGAATATTCTGGTGGCAGTCTCGAAACGGGTGCTCATGCTTTTTTCGATAATGCAACAGAATTAAAGACAGTTACCGTCACGGCAGTAAGACCGGTCATTGAAATCAGTGCTGAAAAAATGATTCTAAATGTGGCAGACAATGTCAGTTCAGCTGGAAGTGACGGCTTGGAAATTTTAAGAAAAGCCCCTGGAGTGGTCATCGACAATAATGAAAATATCACCTTAAAAGGCAAAAATGGAGTCCAGGTATATATTGATGGTAAGCCTGCACGATTGGGTGGCAGAGATCTGGCCTCCTTACTCAAAAGCTATAATGCCAACAATATCGAAGCGATAGAGGTCATCCTCAATCCATCAGCTAAATATGAAGCGGAAGGTAATGCGGGCATTATCAACATTCGGCTCAAAAGAAATCTTAGCCTGGGTACAAACGGTACTGCCTCTTTCAATTTCAGAATGGGTGTGACCCCTAAAGGCAATGCATCTTTAAATCTAAATAATAGAACTGAAAAATTTAATTTTTATACCAATATCACCGGGGGCATGGGAATCAACCATGAAAATGTCAATTTCTATCGTGAACAGGGAGGATTGTTTTTTGACCAGTCTTCTAAAATAAAGGACGATTCCGTCTTGTACCCAAGGATAAATTATCGGGTTGGTGTGGATTATTTGCTCAATAAAAACCATACACTTGGAATTCAATTTAATGGCAATGCTTATGATGGAGTACAGAGCAGTAATGGTCGTACACTAATAGGAACTCTCAATAATAATGGCAAAATAGATTCTGTCCTCAATTCTAATTCACGTTCGCTGGAAAAAAGAAATAACAACAATTTCAATGCAAATTATGCGTACAAAGATTCGTTAGGGCGCACCTTTAATCTCGATGCAGATTATGGAATGATCGGCTCTAAAAACGATACTTATAACCCTAACTTGTATATGAGCCCCAATGAGTCTTCGCTATATTCAAGTACCATATTTGGATCTCTGACCAATACCGACATCACTATTAAAACCCTAAAAGGTGATTATGAGCAAAATCTGGCCAAAGGAAGGCTTGGTCTGGGTTTTAAACTCTCTGAGGTAACCACAGAGAATGGATTTGATTTTTTTGACTTCCCAAATAATGTCAAAACTCCAAATACAGAGAAAAGTAGCGATTTTACCTATAACGAAATGGTGTACGCAGCTTATGGTAATTATAATAAACAATTCGGCAAAAAGGTGGCCCTCCAGGCCGGTCTAAGGATGGAAGCCACCCAATCTCATGGACAACTTTTCAGCACGAATCCCAAAGACGAAGATGATGTAAAAAGGTCCTATGCGAATCTATTTCCAAGTTTTGCTATCACTTATTCTGCTAATAAATCAAATACTTTTGGGGTGACTTACAGTCGAAGAATCGATAGACCGCGCTATCAGAATCTGAATCCATTCGAACAAAGATTAGATGAACTGGCATTTAGAAAAGGCAATCCATTCCTCAATCCTCAATATTCAAATAATTTCGGTTTGAACCATACTTTTAAAGGCATGGTGACCTCTACCCTCTCTTATTCCAGAACCAATGATTTTTTTGGTCAAATTATTGACTCTACGCAGCGAAAAAGAACTTTCATTACAGAAAAAAATATAGCGAAAGTAGACAACTATAGTTTTGGCATTGCGAGCCCGATCCCTCTGGCCAAATGGTATAATGGTTATGTGAGTTTCAATATCTTCCGTCAGGTGTACACTTCGGATTTTGGTACCGGCAAAAACTTAAATATTGGTACCAATGGTTTCAATGTATACTCCGAACACTCGGTTACTTTAAAAAACGATCTCAAACTTCAATTGTCCGGTTGGTATAATCAGGGAGGTGTGTGGGGAGGTACGTTTGTCAACAAAGGCATGGCAAATGTAGATTTTGGAATTCAAAAATCTTTTTGGCAACGCAAAGCCGATATCAAAATTTCTTTCACCGACATTTTTAAAACCGCTGCATGGGATGCTGTGAGTGATTTTGGCGGCATCTATTTTGCTGGAAGTGGCTATAATGAATCACAAACTGTCAGAGCGAATTTTACCTATCGATTTGGAAACACCAAAGTAAAAGGTGCCAGGCAAAGAAAAACAGGACTGGAAGATGAACAACGAAGAGCGGGCAATTAA
- a CDS encoding BamA/TamA family outer membrane protein, with translation MDQLTAQVLHIDSILYTGNKKTQNYIIRRELDFKAGDTIASTTLTGMFLQNRSRILNTGLFKEVALNIKSWDTESNHISIEIKVQEAWYIYPIPIFELADRNFNVWWDEFNGSLSRVNYGIRFTHNNLTGQQDALKLTAQFGYSTKLEMNYSWPFFGKDRAWRFTTEALYSKNKESYFNTLEDKLVFYKSEEDYPLQRFRLATSLQHRTTLQLFQSLRLEYVYNQTSDQISKFLNPNFFLPNQNKQQFIAIRYEFKYDDRDLKYYPSKGRAAEIVILKEGIGNTGDVNSLTASFQIDQYIPWNTWHNAGFLIKAKGSIIRDQIPYYNSRALGYGENYLKGYEYYVVDGMDFIFLKFRERFIFYDRTFSLLPEKKLGIRALPLKLSVAAHASSGYVNNVFYAETNPLSNRWLYSSGMSLEGLFSNTSLIQLDWSINHRKESGFYLHFKKEF, from the coding sequence ATGGATCAATTGACCGCACAAGTGCTGCATATTGACTCCATCCTGTATACTGGCAATAAAAAGACTCAAAATTATATCATCCGCAGGGAGCTGGACTTCAAAGCAGGAGACACCATAGCGTCCACTACTTTAACGGGTATGTTTTTACAAAATCGCTCCCGAATACTCAATACAGGCCTGTTTAAAGAGGTAGCCCTTAATATAAAATCATGGGATACTGAGTCAAACCATATCAGTATAGAGATCAAAGTCCAGGAGGCCTGGTATATATATCCAATACCAATTTTTGAATTGGCAGACAGAAACTTTAATGTATGGTGGGATGAGTTCAATGGATCACTTTCACGGGTAAACTATGGTATCCGCTTTACCCACAATAACCTTACAGGGCAGCAGGATGCTTTAAAACTTACTGCACAATTTGGTTACAGCACAAAATTGGAAATGAACTATTCGTGGCCTTTTTTTGGCAAAGACCGTGCCTGGCGATTTACCACGGAGGCACTGTATTCTAAAAATAAAGAGTCCTATTTCAATACGCTGGAAGACAAATTGGTCTTTTACAAATCAGAAGAGGACTATCCATTACAAAGGTTTAGATTGGCCACCAGCTTGCAACATCGCACCACCCTTCAATTGTTTCAGAGCCTGAGGCTGGAATATGTGTATAATCAAACAAGTGACCAAATTAGCAAGTTCCTCAATCCTAATTTTTTCCTCCCCAATCAGAACAAACAACAATTTATTGCGATCAGATACGAATTTAAATATGATGATAGGGATTTAAAGTATTACCCTTCTAAGGGGAGGGCAGCTGAAATCGTTATTCTAAAAGAAGGCATAGGTAATACCGGTGATGTAAACTCCCTTACAGCCAGCTTTCAAATAGATCAATATATACCCTGGAATACCTGGCACAATGCCGGCTTCCTCATCAAAGCAAAAGGATCAATCATCCGCGATCAGATACCCTATTATAACAGCAGGGCCTTAGGTTATGGTGAAAACTACCTCAAAGGCTACGAATACTATGTGGTAGACGGTATGGATTTTATATTTTTAAAATTCAGAGAACGTTTTATTTTTTATGATCGGACCTTCTCCCTGCTTCCTGAAAAAAAACTCGGTATCCGAGCACTGCCGCTCAAATTAAGCGTCGCAGCACACGCCAGCTCCGGTTATGTCAACAATGTCTTTTATGCTGAAACCAACCCTTTGAGTAACCGATGGCTGTATTCGTCCGGCATGAGCCTGGAAGGATTATTTTCTAATACCAGCCTGATCCAGTTAGATTGGAGTATAAATCATCGCAAAGAATCTGGATTTTACTTACATTTCAAAAAAGAATTCTAA
- a CDS encoding polysaccharide deacetylase family protein, translating into MYLIKTPKLIQNFFPNFIWHVPTKEKVIFLTFDDGPIPEVTPWVLEELARYKAKATFFCVGNNVRQHPDIFQKIIDQGHSVGNHTFNHLNGWQTDHLPYFHDVRHCANLVLSSLFRPPFGRLKPAQIQFLQRHYRIIMWDVLSGDFDQEITKEQCLRNVIDNTVEGSIVVFHDSIKAKKNLSYALPKVLDYFSRLGYTFECLSQHSIHQGIFKKQESEVSHS; encoded by the coding sequence ATGTATTTGATCAAGACACCAAAATTAATTCAAAATTTTTTCCCCAATTTTATCTGGCATGTGCCCACAAAAGAAAAGGTCATCTTTCTCACTTTTGATGATGGGCCTATCCCTGAAGTCACTCCCTGGGTCCTGGAGGAGCTTGCCAGGTATAAAGCCAAAGCCACTTTCTTTTGCGTAGGCAACAATGTAAGACAACATCCTGATATCTTTCAAAAGATTATAGACCAGGGACATTCTGTTGGCAATCATACTTTTAATCATCTGAATGGTTGGCAGACTGACCACTTACCTTATTTCCATGATGTCCGCCATTGTGCTAACCTGGTACTCTCCTCCCTTTTCAGACCGCCCTTTGGCAGATTAAAACCTGCTCAGATCCAGTTTCTTCAAAGACATTATCGCATCATCATGTGGGATGTACTCAGTGGCGATTTTGATCAGGAGATCACTAAAGAGCAATGTCTGAGAAATGTAATCGATAATACAGTAGAGGGAAGTATTGTGGTATTTCACGACAGCATCAAAGCCAAAAAGAATCTTAGCTATGCTTTGCCTAAAGTTTTAGACTATTTTTCAAGGTTGGGCTATACATTTGAATGTCTTAGTCAGCATTCGATTCACCAGGGCATCTTCAAAAAACAAGAATCAGAGGTATCCCACTCTTAA
- a CDS encoding NAD kinase — protein MNVLVFSMEIKEEARPTYNALLQAFLDTPGVQLYYHSVQEMDLSSSFPDITHLASRIQLKEEKIDIIISAGGDGTMLKAVSFAGDAGIPFLGFNLGRLGFLAVIEKEEINNMVEALVNGNYILESRSTLKMNASPEVFDADAFALNDFTILKRDNSSMIRIHSTINGEYLNTYWADGLILATPTGSTGYSLSCGGPIIFPQSGNFVLTPIAPHNLNVRPIVFSDDSVLEFKVEGRTENFLCTLDSRYGLVTSDHKLTLQKNNFNVNLVKLEGYTFLKTLRDKLMWGLDQRN, from the coding sequence ATGAATGTTCTCGTATTTTCAATGGAGATTAAAGAAGAGGCCAGGCCTACGTATAACGCACTGTTGCAGGCTTTTTTAGACACTCCCGGCGTACAACTATACTATCATAGCGTGCAGGAAATGGATCTGTCATCTTCTTTCCCCGATATTACCCACCTTGCTTCCCGCATACAACTCAAAGAAGAAAAAATAGACATCATCATCAGTGCAGGCGGAGATGGCACTATGCTCAAGGCTGTATCTTTTGCAGGTGATGCAGGCATCCCCTTTTTAGGCTTTAATCTTGGTCGTCTAGGTTTCCTGGCAGTGATAGAAAAAGAAGAAATCAATAATATGGTCGAGGCTTTAGTCAATGGCAATTATATTCTGGAATCGCGCTCTACTTTAAAGATGAATGCCTCACCTGAAGTGTTTGACGCTGATGCATTTGCATTAAATGATTTTACGATTCTCAAAAGGGACAATTCCTCTATGATCCGAATCCATAGTACCATCAATGGAGAATATCTCAATACATATTGGGCTGATGGCCTCATATTAGCCACCCCTACAGGATCTACTGGCTATTCACTGAGTTGTGGTGGACCTATCATTTTCCCTCAGTCTGGCAATTTTGTGCTCACTCCGATAGCTCCCCATAACCTCAATGTGCGGCCTATCGTGTTCTCTGATGACTCAGTGCTGGAATTTAAAGTGGAAGGTCGAACAGAAAATTTTTTATGTACGCTGGATTCTAGATATGGCCTGGTCACCAGTGACCATAAACTGACTTTGCAAAAAAATAATTTTAATGTCAATCTTGTCAAACTCGAGGGTTACACCTTCCTCAAAACACTTCGGGACAAATTGATGTGGGGTTTGGATCAAAGAAATTGA
- a CDS encoding ABC transporter permease, with protein sequence MKLIKLSLQNLLHKPLQLTLSLILFSLGIGLVALMMILNKQITQKFENNLAGIDLIIGAKGSPLQLVLNGLYHIDAPTGNIPLKELQAFMNPNHPVIKKAIPLSLGDSYQGFRIVGTNMDFPPLYKATLSEGAWWQNPMEVVIGSTIASTTHLHIGDTFVSSHGLTTDDINQHDHAPYIVVGIMKTTDAVADQLILTSAESIWQVHEHPMEAAPVAEIIDSTAAHHDEADEHEHEQIIPDTLQPEHDITTLLIQFKARNMQTLNMQRNINQNTQLQAATPAIEINRLFSMMGIGFDAIQMLAWIIAFVSGLSIFISLYNSLKERRQELALMRTMGARPATLFQLIALEGLLIAFLGFVVGIITAHLVLYFGADKIFEMYKYRINPFAFIMEEFLLLIGALMIGLVAALIPAIQAYRTDIGKAIK encoded by the coding sequence ATGAAATTGATCAAATTAAGTCTGCAGAATCTACTCCACAAACCATTGCAGCTGACATTGAGTTTGATTCTTTTTTCTTTGGGGATTGGCCTGGTTGCGCTGATGATGATTTTGAATAAACAGATTACCCAAAAATTTGAAAATAACCTGGCCGGGATAGATCTTATCATTGGTGCCAAGGGCAGCCCACTACAATTGGTTTTAAATGGACTCTACCATATAGATGCCCCTACCGGCAATATACCCCTCAAAGAGTTGCAGGCATTTATGAATCCTAATCATCCTGTGATTAAAAAAGCGATTCCATTGTCTTTGGGCGATAGCTACCAGGGATTTAGAATCGTGGGTACCAATATGGATTTTCCTCCCCTGTATAAAGCGACGCTATCCGAAGGTGCCTGGTGGCAAAACCCAATGGAAGTTGTCATCGGAAGTACCATCGCCTCTACAACACATTTGCATATTGGGGATACTTTTGTCAGTTCACACGGTCTGACCACAGATGATATCAACCAGCACGACCATGCACCATATATAGTCGTAGGCATCATGAAGACCACTGATGCGGTAGCTGATCAGCTTATCTTGACATCCGCGGAAAGTATCTGGCAAGTGCACGAACACCCTATGGAAGCGGCTCCTGTTGCTGAGATCATCGACTCCACCGCTGCACATCATGATGAAGCCGATGAGCATGAACATGAGCAAATCATACCAGATACCTTACAGCCTGAACATGATATCACTACCCTGTTGATTCAATTCAAAGCCAGAAATATGCAGACGCTCAATATGCAGCGCAACATAAATCAAAATACCCAACTCCAGGCTGCTACCCCGGCCATTGAAATCAATAGACTTTTTTCTATGATGGGTATCGGATTTGACGCTATTCAAATGTTGGCCTGGATCATTGCTTTTGTATCAGGGCTCAGCATATTTATATCCTTGTACAATTCACTCAAAGAAAGGAGGCAAGAGCTAGCTCTCATGCGTACCATGGGTGCCCGACCGGCCACGCTCTTCCAATTGATTGCTTTAGAAGGTTTGCTAATTGCTTTCCTGGGATTTGTGGTCGGAATTATAACAGCCCATCTTGTACTCTATTTTGGCGCTGATAAAATCTTCGAAATGTATAAGTATAGGATCAATCCTTTTGCCTTTATCATGGAAGAATTCCTTTTATTGATTGGTGCTCTGATGATTGGATTGGTCGCAGCACTGATTCCGGCTATCCAGGCTTACAGAACCGATATTGGTAAAGCTATAAAGTAA